The bacterium genome includes the window TGGAGATGCGGTAGGGCGCCCCGCATCGTCCCGGGGTATCGCCTGGCGGCGGAAACTCCAGGCGTGGCCACCCTCCGTGCGTCCGTGGCTATCTCCGGGATTTCCCTTTTTCCCTTTTTCCCTTGACGTGGTACCGTGATTCCTGTTAGATATGTTCCTTTGATTTCGAGGGGAAGGTCAGCGCGATGAAAACGACGAAGATGTTGACCAGGGATTCTGCCGACCAGACGTGGTACGTCGTGGACGCCGAGGGAAAGGTGCTCGGCCGGATGGCGACGAAAATCGCTGACGTCCTGCGCGGCAAGCACAAGCCGACGTTCACGCCCAACTCCGACATGGGCGATTTCGTCATCGTGGTGAACGCCGACAAGGTGAAGCTCACCGGGAACAAGATGACGGGGAAAACATACTACAGCCACTCCGGGTACATGGGCGGCCTCAAGTCCACCACCCCCGAGAAAGTGCTCGGGAGCGCTCACCCGGAGCGGATCGTGGAATGGGCGGTCCGCGGGATGCTCCCGAAAACGCGCCTGGGCGACCGGCTCTTCACCAAGCTCAAGGTCTACGTGGGGCCGGAGCACCCGCACAGGGCGCAGCAGCCGAAGGTTCTGGCCGTCAACGAATAGGAGGAACCACCGCACCATGGCTCAAGCGAAAATTTACGCCACGGGGAAACGGAAGACGGCGGTCGCCCGCGTCTACATCAAGGCCGGGGCGGGCCGCATCATCGTCAACGGACGGGAGTTCGAGGAGTACTTCCCGGTCCTGGCGCTTCGCGCGGTCGCGACGCATCCCCTGGTCCTGACCGGGAAGCGCACGCTCGTCGACGTCGACGTCAACATCGGCGGCGGCGGCCCCATGTCCCAGGCCGAATCGGTGAAGTTCGGGATCGCGAAAGCGCTGCAGATCGAGAACCCCGAGCTGCGGTCGCAGCTGAAGCGCGCGGGCTTCCTGACCCGCGACGCTCGGATCAAGGAGCGGAAGAAGTACGGCCAGCCCGGGGCGCGGAAACGGTTCCAGTTCTCCAAGCGGTAAGCCGCGGAAGGGGCCGGGACGCCCCGAATCGGACGATCTCCCGAAGGGGAAGGCCGGGTAACCCGCCTTCC containing:
- the rpsI gene encoding 30S ribosomal protein S9, with protein sequence MAQAKIYATGKRKTAVARVYIKAGAGRIIVNGREFEEYFPVLALRAVATHPLVLTGKRTLVDVDVNIGGGGPMSQAESVKFGIAKALQIENPELRSQLKRAGFLTRDARIKERKKYGQPGARKRFQFSKR
- the rplM gene encoding 50S ribosomal protein L13, translating into MKTTKMLTRDSADQTWYVVDAEGKVLGRMATKIADVLRGKHKPTFTPNSDMGDFVIVVNADKVKLTGNKMTGKTYYSHSGYMGGLKSTTPEKVLGSAHPERIVEWAVRGMLPKTRLGDRLFTKLKVYVGPEHPHRAQQPKVLAVNE